A genomic segment from Cyprinus carpio isolate SPL01 chromosome A4, ASM1834038v1, whole genome shotgun sequence encodes:
- the LOC122141269 gene encoding soluble scavenger receptor cysteine-rich domain-containing protein SSC5D-like: MESCLTLIFFSSVVTLITANSVSVRLVNADSRCAGRVEVLHEGQWGTVCHSSWDMTDATVVCRELSCGEALGVPNFGPGSGKIWMDGVRCKGSESTLKDCRSKGWGKHNSNCADHSYDAGVRCSETINYGLFTRLADGPHLCSGRLEVLYGNTWYTVCAAVFDQQDAEVVCRELDCGAPVQVLGAAAFGKGDTQMWTQEIQCGGN; encoded by the exons ATGGAAAGCTGTCtgacacttatttttttctcttcagtggTTACACTTATCACTGCTA ACAGTGTGAGTGTGAGGCTGGTGAATGCTgacagtcgctgtgctggtcgagtggaggttcttcatgagggtcagtggggaacagtgtgtcatAGTTCCTGGGATATGACTGATGCtacagtggtgtgtagagagctgagCTGTGGAGAGGCTTTAGGAGTGCCTAACTTTGGACCTGGATCAGGAAAAATCTGGATGGATGGAGTGCGGTGTAAAGGATCAGAGTCTACACTGAAGGACTGTAGATCAAAAGGATGGGGTAAACATAATAGCAACTGTGCTGATCATAGTTATGATGCTGGAGTCAGATGTTCAG AAACCATAAACTATGGACTATTTACAAGACTTGCTGATGGACCTCACCTGTGCTCCGGGAGGTTAGAGGTGCTTTATGGGAACACGTGGTACACAGTGTGTGccgctgtctttgaccagcaggatgcagaggttgtgtgtagagagctggactgtggggctcctgtacaggtgctgggagcagctgcttttggtaaaggagacactcagatgtggacacaagagattcagtgtggAGGAAATTAA